From Streptomyces sp. NBC_00237, a single genomic window includes:
- a CDS encoding TetR/AcrR family transcriptional regulator, translated as MTTDPHFPPPAGARTAKRTPAGAAVLREDVTEAIRAAVFAELAAVGYARMSIEGIARRAGVGKTAVYRRWRSKLHLVLDLVSAFAVDGLPAPATGSLYGDVRALIEVLARALRHPVASQVIPDLLVEAVRNPEIAQTIRAALLDPQHGIAAGLVRDAVARGELPEGTDVERVLDLVAGPLYWRLVVMRTEPAQGYDTHMDDLARAAVAALTARTA; from the coding sequence ATGACGACCGATCCGCACTTCCCGCCCCCCGCAGGCGCGCGCACCGCGAAACGGACCCCCGCCGGTGCCGCCGTGCTGCGCGAGGACGTCACCGAGGCCATCCGGGCCGCCGTCTTCGCCGAACTGGCCGCCGTCGGCTACGCCCGGATGTCCATCGAGGGCATCGCCCGCCGCGCGGGCGTCGGCAAGACCGCCGTCTACCGGCGCTGGCGCTCCAAACTGCACCTCGTGCTCGACCTGGTGTCCGCCTTCGCGGTGGACGGGCTGCCCGCCCCCGCCACGGGCTCCCTGTACGGCGACGTGCGCGCCCTCATCGAGGTGCTCGCGCGCGCCCTGCGCCACCCCGTCGCCTCCCAGGTCATCCCCGACCTGCTGGTCGAGGCCGTCCGCAACCCCGAGATCGCCCAGACGATCAGGGCCGCCCTGCTCGACCCCCAGCACGGCATCGCGGCAGGGCTCGTGAGGGACGCCGTGGCGCGCGGTGAACTCCCCGAGGGGACGGACGTCGAACGGGTCCTGGATCTGGTGGCCGGGCCGCTGTACTGGCGGCTGGTCGTCATGCGTACCGAACCCGCCCAGGGATACGACACCCACATGGATGACCTTGCGAGGGCCGCCGTCGCCGCCCTCACCGCCCGCACTGCCTGA
- a CDS encoding ABC transporter permease: MASPLAPPRPLPPDPPGPADLPDLPDLPPDLTAYALAHGLTVSGARPTLTAYVRQLWSRRHFVTAFATARLTAQFSGARLGQLWQVLTPLLNAAVYYVVFGELMHTKDDVTDFVPFLVTGVFVWSFTQSTLMAGTRAISGNLGLVRALHFPRAALPVSYALQQLQQLLISLGVLAAILVCCGQLPRPSWLLAVPALALQTVFNTGLALALARLAARTPDLAQLLPFLLRTWMYTSGVMWSVAQLVEGDSVPGVVRVLLECNPAAVYIALMRYALIDSYGASGLPAYAWALAVGWALVAGVGGFVYFWHAEERYGRG; the protein is encoded by the coding sequence ATGGCCTCACCCCTCGCACCGCCCCGCCCTCTCCCCCCGGATCCTCCGGGGCCTGCGGACCTCCCGGACCTCCCGGATCTCCCTCCCGACCTCACCGCGTACGCCCTCGCACACGGCCTCACGGTGAGCGGGGCACGGCCCACCCTGACCGCGTACGTCCGTCAGCTGTGGTCGCGCCGCCACTTCGTGACGGCCTTCGCCACCGCCCGGCTGACCGCACAGTTCAGCGGCGCGCGGCTCGGACAGCTGTGGCAGGTGCTGACGCCCCTGCTGAACGCCGCGGTGTACTACGTCGTCTTCGGCGAGCTGATGCACACCAAGGACGACGTCACCGACTTCGTGCCGTTCCTGGTCACCGGCGTCTTCGTGTGGTCGTTCACGCAGAGCACCCTGATGGCGGGCACCCGCGCCATCAGCGGCAACCTCGGCCTGGTGCGGGCCCTGCACTTCCCCCGCGCCGCTCTGCCCGTCTCGTACGCCCTCCAGCAGCTCCAGCAGCTGCTGATCTCCCTGGGCGTCCTGGCCGCCATCCTGGTGTGCTGCGGGCAGCTTCCACGGCCCTCCTGGCTGCTGGCCGTCCCAGCGCTGGCGCTCCAGACCGTCTTCAACACGGGGCTCGCGCTGGCACTGGCCCGCCTGGCGGCACGCACACCGGACCTGGCGCAGCTGCTGCCGTTCCTGCTGCGCACGTGGATGTACACGTCCGGTGTGATGTGGAGCGTGGCGCAACTCGTCGAGGGCGACAGCGTCCCGGGCGTCGTACGCGTGCTCCTGGAGTGCAATCCGGCCGCCGTGTACATCGCCCTGATGCGGTACGCCCTGATCGACAGCTACGGCGCTTCGGGGCTCCCCGCGTACGCGTGGGCGCTGGCCGTCGGCTGGGCGCTCGTCGCGGGCGTCGGCGGCTTCGTCTACTTCTGGCACGCGGAAGAGCGGTACGGCCGTGGCTGA
- a CDS encoding CDP-glycerol glycerophosphotransferase family protein — protein sequence MPRFSVIVPAYQVQEYLEECLDSVLTQSFDDFELIAVDDCSPDACGDLIDEYAARDPRVRPLHLAENGGLGNARNQGMERARGDYLLFLDSDDTLTPGALQSISDRLKEADSPDVLVFDYARTFWTGEVERNQFSAELHEEGPASFPLADRPGLLRVLMVAWNKAYRRDFVEREDFTFPSGYYEDTPWTYPVLLAASSVSTLDEVCVHYRQRRQGNILSTTSLRHFDLFDQYDRVFAFLDSRPELAGWRPVIYRRMIDHFGTVFTRPGRLPRGSRAEFFRRARAHCRRYRTTETASRFPARPRGIASRSAAARRTATSSFTPDVELPQARHPETARPSTAHTEPAHAEPARAEAAVHPPDGPSSPEAAPGTGPTRTKGSGTGKAPTAKPGTAAKAGVDAGASPGAASGTGTKPGTGPNSPTASGSSPDSGSDTRPEQAPGRVKRGPAARRAATLTATARRAAASASRRLAPTGDTGASPTTSTARTAPAADLRSTTDTDTAAAPARSRRTSPRTAPGTAAGDAATLRLVTSTGPGTGVGAPGPAFRSSGAPAAPRIAAPSPRTRLRQALVRLGSHRTYRALALAQAVRRTVTSRTRALLRAVRSAAMQLHYRVQLRLPVREDQAVFAAYWNRGYSCNPAAIEAKVRELAPHVRTAWITGPAHAHTVPTGTRRLRPGSATYWSALARAKYLVNNVNFDQRLAKRPGQVLLQTQHGTPLKSMGLDLQDRPAAAMDFEQLLANTDKWDYLLSSNRHSSLVWGRAYPSAYTTLEHGYPRNDVFQNATADDVARIRESLNIPEGFTAVLYAPTHRDYRRTQRLTLDLERIARSLGPRHVILARAHYFANGPLHRPSSHSSARIVDVSEHHSIESLCLASDALITDYSSLMFDYANLDRPIVLHIDDWEAYEAARGTYFDIRDFPPGAIARTEDELIDIFRTGHWRGSRSAQLRTAFRNRFCPYDDGHAAERVVRRVFLGQTEGLPRFVPLEDRTPAPAPGSTGRSDTYPGSDSFPAASDPAASEPVLPAQQDARTTAQAVTDLLPAELR from the coding sequence GTGCCCCGGTTCAGCGTGATCGTGCCCGCTTACCAGGTCCAGGAATACCTGGAGGAGTGCCTTGACTCGGTGCTGACCCAGTCCTTCGACGACTTCGAACTCATCGCGGTGGACGACTGCTCGCCGGACGCGTGCGGCGACCTCATCGACGAGTACGCCGCCCGTGACCCGCGCGTACGCCCCCTGCACCTGGCGGAGAACGGCGGCCTCGGCAACGCCCGCAACCAGGGCATGGAACGAGCCAGAGGCGACTACCTCCTCTTCCTGGACAGCGACGACACCCTGACCCCCGGCGCCCTCCAGTCGATCTCCGACCGTCTCAAGGAGGCGGACTCACCGGACGTCCTGGTCTTTGACTACGCCCGTACGTTCTGGACGGGCGAGGTTGAACGCAACCAGTTCAGCGCCGAGTTGCACGAGGAGGGCCCAGCCTCCTTCCCGCTCGCCGACCGCCCGGGGCTGCTCCGGGTCCTGATGGTCGCCTGGAACAAGGCGTACCGCCGCGACTTCGTCGAACGCGAGGACTTCACCTTCCCGTCCGGCTACTACGAGGACACCCCCTGGACGTACCCCGTCCTGCTGGCGGCGTCCTCCGTCTCCACCCTCGACGAGGTGTGCGTCCACTACCGGCAGCGCCGCCAGGGCAACATCCTCTCCACCACCTCGCTCCGGCACTTCGACCTGTTCGACCAGTACGACCGGGTCTTCGCCTTCCTCGACTCCCGCCCGGAGCTGGCGGGTTGGCGGCCGGTCATCTACCGCCGCATGATCGACCACTTCGGTACGGTCTTCACCCGTCCCGGCCGCCTCCCGAGGGGCAGCCGCGCCGAGTTCTTCCGCCGCGCCCGCGCCCACTGCCGCCGGTACCGCACCACGGAGACGGCTTCCCGCTTCCCCGCCCGCCCCCGGGGCATCGCCTCCCGCAGCGCCGCCGCCCGCCGCACGGCCACGAGCTCCTTCACCCCGGATGTCGAACTTCCGCAGGCCCGCCACCCGGAGACCGCCCGCCCATCGACCGCCCATACGGAACCGGCCCACGCGGAACCGGCCCGCGCCGAGGCGGCGGTGCACCCGCCCGATGGGCCCTCCTCTCCCGAAGCGGCCCCGGGCACGGGACCGACCCGGACCAAGGGATCAGGTACCGGCAAGGCACCGACAGCGAAGCCGGGCACGGCCGCAAAGGCTGGCGTCGACGCGGGCGCGAGTCCGGGCGCGGCCAGCGGCACGGGCACGAAGCCGGGCACGGGTCCGAACTCGCCCACGGCCTCCGGCTCTTCCCCGGACTCCGGCTCCGACACCCGGCCGGAGCAGGCCCCCGGCCGGGTGAAGCGCGGCCCTGCCGCCCGCCGCGCCGCGACCCTGACCGCCACCGCCCGCCGCGCCGCGGCCTCAGCGTCCCGCCGCCTCGCCCCGACCGGTGACACGGGGGCGTCACCCACCACGAGTACGGCACGTACGGCACCTGCGGCAGACCTCAGGAGCACCACGGACACCGACACCGCGGCGGCCCCGGCCCGCTCCCGGCGCACGTCCCCGCGCACCGCTCCCGGCACCGCAGCCGGTGACGCCGCGACCCTGCGCCTGGTCACCAGCACGGGCCCCGGAACCGGTGTCGGCGCCCCCGGCCCCGCCTTCCGCAGCTCCGGCGCCCCCGCCGCCCCGAGGATCGCCGCGCCCTCGCCCCGCACCCGGCTGCGGCAGGCGCTGGTCCGGCTGGGCAGCCACCGTACGTACCGGGCGCTCGCCCTCGCCCAGGCCGTCCGCCGCACCGTCACCTCCCGCACCCGCGCCCTCCTGCGCGCCGTACGGTCGGCCGCCATGCAGCTGCACTACCGCGTCCAACTGCGGCTGCCCGTCCGCGAGGACCAGGCCGTGTTCGCCGCGTACTGGAACCGTGGCTACTCCTGCAACCCCGCCGCGATCGAGGCGAAGGTCCGCGAACTCGCCCCGCACGTCCGCACGGCGTGGATCACCGGCCCCGCACACGCCCACACGGTCCCCACCGGCACCCGTCGGCTGCGCCCCGGCTCGGCCACGTACTGGAGCGCCCTGGCCCGCGCCAAGTACCTGGTGAACAACGTCAACTTCGACCAACGGCTGGCCAAGCGCCCCGGCCAGGTCCTCCTCCAGACCCAGCACGGCACTCCGCTGAAGTCGATGGGCCTCGACCTCCAGGACCGCCCCGCCGCGGCCATGGACTTCGAGCAGCTGCTCGCGAACACCGACAAGTGGGACTACCTGCTCTCCTCCAACCGCCACTCCTCCCTCGTCTGGGGAAGGGCCTACCCCTCCGCCTACACCACCCTCGAACACGGATATCCGCGCAACGACGTCTTCCAGAACGCCACGGCCGACGACGTCGCCCGTATCCGCGAGTCACTGAACATCCCCGAAGGCTTCACCGCCGTCCTCTACGCTCCGACGCACCGCGACTACCGGCGGACCCAGCGCCTGACGCTCGACCTCGAACGCATCGCCCGGTCCCTCGGGCCCCGGCACGTGATCCTGGCCCGTGCCCACTACTTCGCCAACGGCCCGCTGCACCGCCCAAGTTCCCACAGTTCCGCACGAATCGTCGATGTGAGCGAACATCACTCGATCGAGTCACTCTGCCTGGCCTCGGACGCCCTGATCACCGACTACTCGTCCCTGATGTTCGACTACGCCAACCTGGACCGGCCGATCGTCCTGCACATCGACGACTGGGAGGCGTACGAAGCGGCCCGCGGCACCTACTTCGACATCCGGGACTTCCCGCCGGGCGCGATCGCCCGCACCGAGGACGAGCTGATCGACATCTTCCGGACCGGCCACTGGCGCGGCTCGCGCTCCGCACAGCTGCGCACCGCGTTCCGCAACCGGTTCTGCCCGTACGACGACGGACACGCGGCGGAGCGCGTCGTGCGCCGCGTCTTCCTCGGCCAGACCGAGGGCCTGCCCCGCTTCGTCCCGCTGGAGGACCGCACTCCGGCACCCGCACCCGGCAGCACCGGCCGGAGCGACACGTACCCGGGCTCCGACTCCTTCCCGGCCGCCTCCGACCCGGCCGCCTCCGAGCCCGTACTGCCCGCCCAGCAGGACGCCAGGACCACCGCCCAGGCGGTAACGGACCTGCTCCCGGCGGAACTTCGCTGA
- a CDS encoding methyltransferase domain-containing protein: MHQSAYDQMALCVKEYMPATKRHRVVDLGSRISPGQSLTHRALLADHKVDYVGVDVLDGPNVDRVMKDPYRIPLASRSVDVVLSGQAFEHIPFFWASVMEIGRVLRPGGHAFITAPSRGNAHDAQDCWRYYPDGFRAMAAYCGLELREAFTDFPPTKGIRHDYQAIDAKHAYWGDSVGVFRRPRRAPHLPYRISRAIVREVTIRWANHIGGVDGIPVPGAHPDRVLAGRPRQVPAPAEAVR; this comes from the coding sequence ATGCACCAGTCCGCTTACGACCAGATGGCGCTCTGTGTGAAGGAGTACATGCCCGCGACGAAGCGGCACCGCGTCGTCGATCTCGGGTCCCGGATCTCGCCGGGTCAGAGCCTCACTCACCGCGCCCTGCTCGCCGACCACAAGGTCGACTACGTGGGCGTCGACGTCCTCGACGGGCCGAACGTCGACCGGGTCATGAAGGACCCCTACCGCATCCCGCTCGCGTCGCGCAGCGTCGACGTCGTCCTCTCCGGGCAGGCGTTCGAGCACATTCCGTTCTTCTGGGCGTCCGTCATGGAGATCGGCCGGGTGCTGCGCCCGGGCGGACACGCCTTCATCACCGCGCCCTCGCGCGGCAACGCGCACGACGCGCAAGACTGCTGGCGCTACTACCCGGACGGCTTCCGCGCCATGGCCGCGTACTGCGGGCTCGAACTCCGCGAGGCGTTCACCGACTTCCCGCCCACCAAGGGCATCCGGCACGACTACCAGGCCATCGACGCCAAGCACGCCTACTGGGGCGACTCCGTGGGCGTCTTCCGCAGGCCGCGCCGCGCACCCCACCTGCCGTACCGGATCTCGCGGGCGATCGTCCGCGAGGTGACGATCCGCTGGGCCAACCACATCGGCGGGGTCGACGGCATCCCCGTGCCGGGCGCCCACCCCGACCGCGTGCTCGCCGGTCGCCCCCGGCAGGTGCCCGCGCCCGCCGAAGCGGTGCGGTAG
- a CDS encoding ABC transporter ATP-binding protein has product MKSTVESAGKSAGESARKDTPTVVVDGLHITYRVHGAGSGRGSAVRALQGLVSRRPSPSVRKVHAVRGVSFVAHKGEAIGLIGSNGSGKSTLLKAVAGLLPADEGRVLTRGQPSLLGVNAALLNDLTGERNVVLGTLAMGMTRHQAREHYDSIVDFSGINEKGDFVSLPMNTYSSGMAARLKFSIAAAKTHEVLLIDEALSTGDARFQERSRRRIAELREQAGTVFLVSHHNRTITETCDRALWLESGTLRMDGPAAEVVAAYEKSTSEKGR; this is encoded by the coding sequence GTGAAAAGCACCGTAGAGAGTGCTGGGAAGAGCGCTGGGGAGAGCGCCCGGAAGGACACCCCCACCGTCGTCGTCGACGGCCTGCACATCACCTACCGGGTGCACGGAGCCGGTTCGGGCCGAGGGAGCGCCGTGAGAGCCCTCCAGGGCCTGGTCTCCCGCAGGCCGTCACCGTCCGTGCGGAAGGTGCACGCCGTACGGGGAGTCAGCTTCGTGGCACACAAGGGCGAGGCGATCGGACTGATCGGCTCCAACGGCTCCGGCAAGTCCACGCTCCTCAAAGCGGTGGCCGGGCTCCTCCCCGCCGACGAGGGACGCGTCCTCACCCGGGGCCAGCCCTCCCTCCTCGGAGTGAACGCAGCACTGTTGAACGATCTGACAGGGGAACGGAACGTCGTCCTGGGCACTCTCGCGATGGGCATGACGCGCCACCAGGCCAGGGAGCACTACGACTCCATCGTCGACTTCTCCGGCATCAACGAGAAGGGCGACTTCGTCTCACTGCCCATGAACACCTACTCCTCCGGCATGGCCGCCCGGCTGAAGTTCTCCATCGCCGCCGCCAAGACCCACGAGGTGCTCCTGATCGACGAGGCGCTGTCCACGGGCGACGCACGCTTCCAGGAGCGCAGCCGACGGCGCATCGCCGAACTGCGCGAGCAGGCGGGCACGGTGTTCCTGGTCAGCCACCACAACAGAACCATCACCGAGACCTGCGACCGCGCCCTGTGGCTGGAGTCGGGGACGCTGCGGATGGACGGGCCCGCGGCGGAAGTGGTGGCCGCGTACGAGAAGTCGACCTCCGAGAAGGGCAGGTGA
- a CDS encoding TylF/MycF/NovP-related O-methyltransferase produces the protein MVWRNAVNGVLQQLTGYQLRRVPVPGQRPRRTTRPAASVPAAAPRPKSAPRTGLTFPADYDDAAKEIIRAVKPYSMTSPERLNAFVLATRHIVKHDIPGAIVECGVWRGGSMQACAKTLLAEGVEDRELYLFDTFEGMTPPTDEDKRLDGRSAQELLDVQGKDRPIWAVASLDDVKSGFEKVPYPAERLHYVQGKVEDTVPGEAPEQIAILRLDTDWYASTKHELKHLYARLVSGGVLLIDDYGYWQGSRQAVDEFLEETGEQLLLLRMDEGRIAVKP, from the coding sequence ATGGTATGGCGTAACGCCGTGAACGGCGTCCTCCAGCAACTGACCGGCTACCAGCTGCGACGCGTCCCGGTGCCCGGCCAGCGCCCCCGTCGGACCACCCGTCCCGCAGCATCCGTCCCCGCCGCCGCGCCCAGGCCGAAGTCCGCGCCCAGGACGGGTCTCACGTTTCCCGCCGACTACGACGACGCGGCGAAGGAGATCATCCGTGCGGTGAAGCCGTACTCGATGACTTCACCGGAGCGCCTCAACGCCTTCGTCCTGGCCACCCGGCACATCGTCAAACACGACATCCCCGGCGCGATCGTGGAGTGCGGGGTGTGGCGCGGCGGCAGCATGCAGGCATGCGCGAAGACCCTCCTCGCCGAGGGGGTCGAGGACCGGGAGCTGTACCTCTTCGACACGTTCGAGGGAATGACCCCGCCCACCGACGAGGACAAGCGCCTCGACGGCAGGTCGGCACAGGAACTCCTCGACGTCCAGGGCAAGGACCGTCCGATCTGGGCCGTCGCCTCCCTGGACGACGTCAAGTCGGGTTTCGAGAAGGTGCCTTACCCGGCCGAGCGGCTGCACTACGTGCAGGGCAAGGTCGAGGACACCGTCCCGGGCGAGGCGCCGGAGCAGATCGCGATCCTCCGTCTGGACACCGACTGGTACGCCTCCACCAAGCACGAGTTGAAGCACCTGTACGCGCGTCTGGTGAGCGGCGGGGTGCTGCTCATCGACGACTACGGGTACTGGCAGGGCTCGCGGCAGGCCGTCGACGAGTTCCTGGAGGAGACCGGCGAGCAGTTGCTCCTGCTGCGCATGGACGAGGGGCGCATCGCCGTCAAGCCGTAG
- a CDS encoding glycosyltransferase family 87 protein, which produces MTPPQLAPSTPFAPAAPGAPPRPSPVRLAAVWVLTRALQVLLVSEVFGRVGDGINGEVHRIYRTWYEQLLTGAFPLDDVMWQYPPGAALVILSPALLPGLSYFQAFVALTLLVDALATVALVRAGRPQGRLSGAWVWVAGLPLLLHVPLVRYDVQVTALAVLSLLALRRAPLLSGALAAVGALVKVWPALALLGAPRGRTTRAAWGSAVASAAVLLGVLALAFSHTFDFLRQQGNRGVQIESLGGTLLALARLTGLPTRGAYRVEYRYGAMEFMGPYVSTVAHASLLLTVLAFGWLLLWRVKARRWTPATACDAALCAVLLFVVTSRVISPQYMIWLIGLSAVCMTLRETVLRPVVRLLLVAAFVSTLAYPLAYGQVTSGTVYGCLLMLVRNGLLLWAAVLACRRLWASTVTR; this is translated from the coding sequence ATGACGCCCCCGCAGCTCGCCCCCAGCACCCCGTTCGCCCCGGCGGCCCCCGGGGCCCCTCCCCGGCCCTCTCCCGTCCGGCTCGCCGCCGTGTGGGTCCTCACCCGCGCCCTCCAGGTCCTCCTGGTCTCGGAGGTGTTCGGCCGGGTCGGCGACGGCATCAACGGCGAGGTCCACCGGATCTACCGGACCTGGTACGAGCAACTGCTCACCGGCGCCTTCCCGCTGGACGACGTGATGTGGCAGTACCCGCCCGGTGCCGCCCTGGTGATCCTGTCGCCCGCACTGCTGCCGGGGCTGAGCTACTTCCAGGCGTTCGTCGCGCTCACCCTCCTCGTCGACGCCCTGGCCACCGTCGCGCTCGTGCGCGCGGGACGCCCGCAGGGCCGCCTGTCGGGCGCCTGGGTGTGGGTGGCGGGGCTGCCGCTGCTGCTGCACGTCCCGCTCGTCCGGTACGACGTCCAGGTGACCGCGCTGGCGGTCCTCTCGCTGCTCGCCCTGCGCCGCGCACCGCTCCTGTCGGGTGCCCTGGCCGCCGTCGGCGCCCTGGTGAAGGTGTGGCCGGCACTGGCGCTCCTGGGCGCACCCCGGGGGCGTACCACCAGGGCGGCGTGGGGGTCGGCCGTCGCGTCCGCCGCGGTGCTCCTCGGGGTGCTGGCGCTGGCGTTCTCGCACACCTTCGACTTCCTGCGCCAGCAGGGCAACAGGGGCGTGCAGATCGAGTCGCTGGGCGGCACCCTCCTGGCGCTCGCCCGGCTGACCGGACTGCCCACCCGCGGGGCGTACCGGGTCGAGTACCGGTACGGGGCGATGGAGTTCATGGGCCCGTACGTCAGCACGGTCGCACACGCCTCCTTGCTCCTGACAGTGCTGGCGTTCGGCTGGCTCCTGCTCTGGCGCGTGAAAGCACGGCGCTGGACCCCCGCGACGGCGTGCGACGCCGCACTGTGCGCCGTGCTCCTCTTCGTGGTCACCAGCAGGGTGATCAGCCCGCAGTACATGATCTGGCTGATCGGCCTGTCCGCCGTGTGCATGACGCTGCGCGAGACCGTCCTGCGCCCCGTGGTGAGGCTCCTGCTGGTGGCGGCCTTCGTCAGCACCCTCGCGTATCCCCTGGCGTACGGACAGGTGACCTCGGGGACGGTCTACGGCTGCCTGCTGATGCTCGTGCGCAACGGACTGCTGCTGTGGGCCGCCGTACTGGCGTGCCGCCGTCTCTGGGCCTCCACGGTCACGCGGTGA